In Thermococcus zilligii AN1, a genomic segment contains:
- the moaA gene encoding GTP 3',8-cyclase MoaA: MLYDRFGRPVTNLRISLTQECNFRCFFCHREGQHFNAKLELTPDEIERLVRIASRLGINKVKLTGGEPTVREDILEIVGRIKPYVVDLSMTTNGGRLKELARPLAKAGLDRVNVSLHSLRRDVYRRITGVDMLETVLEGIEEAVKYLSPVKLNMTVMKGLNEGEIWDMIDFAAKTGTILQLIELEVPREVEGTAFFSRYFYPLQPVERELEKRAVETRERSMHRRKKYFIPTDYGIAEVEVVRAMHNTAFCANCTRLRVTSDGMFKTCLLRNDDLIDFLTAMRNGASDEEIVELLKKAVLMREPYWK; encoded by the coding sequence GTGCTCTACGACCGCTTCGGGAGGCCAGTAACGAACCTCAGGATATCGCTCACGCAGGAGTGCAACTTCCGCTGCTTCTTCTGCCACAGGGAGGGCCAGCACTTCAACGCAAAGCTGGAGCTGACCCCGGATGAAATCGAGAGGCTCGTTAGAATCGCTTCGCGCCTTGGCATTAACAAGGTCAAGCTGACCGGCGGCGAGCCTACGGTAAGGGAGGACATACTGGAAATAGTGGGGCGCATAAAGCCCTACGTGGTGGACTTAAGCATGACAACCAACGGGGGCAGACTCAAGGAGCTCGCCAGACCCCTTGCCAAAGCCGGCCTCGACAGGGTGAACGTCTCCCTCCACAGCCTCAGGAGAGACGTTTACAGGCGCATAACGGGCGTGGATATGCTGGAAACTGTTCTTGAAGGGATCGAGGAGGCGGTAAAATACCTCAGCCCGGTAAAACTCAACATGACGGTCATGAAGGGCCTGAACGAGGGCGAAATATGGGATATGATAGACTTCGCGGCCAAAACTGGAACAATACTCCAGCTCATCGAACTCGAGGTTCCCAGGGAGGTTGAGGGGACTGCCTTCTTCAGCAGGTACTTCTACCCCCTCCAGCCGGTCGAGAGGGAGCTTGAGAAGAGGGCGGTGGAGACGCGCGAGAGAAGTATGCACAGGCGGAAGAAGTACTTCATTCCGACAGATTACGGCATTGCCGAGGTGGAGGTTGTAAGGGCGATGCACAACACAGCATTCTGCGCCAACTGCACACGCTTGAGGGTTACGTCCGATGGGATGTTCAAGACCTGCCTCCTGAGAAACGACGACTTAATAGATTTCCTGACCGCAATGAGGAACGGTGCGAGCGATGAGGAGATAGTTGAGCTCCTCAAGAAAGCCGTTCTCATGCGCGAGCCCTACTGGAAGTGA
- the radB gene encoding DNA repair and recombination protein RadB encodes MLSTGTRALDELLGGGFAPGILTQVYGPYASGKTTLAIQAGILSGGKVAYVDTEGGFSPERLSQMAGLRGFDPEEALSRFVLFHPGDFKEQRRIIGSLKKIVNGSFSLVVVDSITAHYRAEEDWRSLNVELNKQLQVLLWIARKNSIPVLVINQVHFDSETGMTKPVAEQTLGYRCKDILRLDRLPTPGRRVAVLERHRFRPEGLMAYFRITEKGIEDSVELGRESRKEVPKTSPESIL; translated from the coding sequence ATGCTCTCCACCGGAACCAGGGCCCTCGATGAACTCCTCGGTGGAGGCTTTGCTCCGGGGATCCTGACCCAGGTCTACGGCCCCTATGCTTCCGGAAAAACCACTCTGGCTATTCAAGCTGGCATCTTGAGCGGGGGGAAGGTGGCTTACGTTGACACCGAGGGAGGTTTTTCTCCAGAGAGACTTTCCCAGATGGCGGGGCTCAGGGGGTTTGACCCGGAGGAGGCGCTTTCGCGCTTCGTGCTTTTTCATCCCGGTGATTTCAAGGAACAGCGTAGAATTATAGGATCCCTGAAAAAGATCGTCAACGGGAGCTTTTCTCTCGTCGTGGTTGACTCCATAACTGCACACTACCGGGCAGAAGAGGACTGGCGCTCCCTGAACGTTGAGCTGAACAAGCAGCTCCAGGTTCTCCTCTGGATAGCCAGGAAAAACTCTATTCCAGTCCTGGTAATCAATCAGGTCCATTTTGACAGCGAGACGGGCATGACAAAGCCCGTGGCCGAGCAGACGCTCGGCTACAGGTGCAAGGATATCCTCCGCCTCGACAGACTGCCAACCCCCGGGAGGAGGGTTGCCGTCCTTGAGAGGCACCGGTTTAGACCTGAAGGGCTGATGGCCTATTTCAGGATAACGGAGAAGGGGATAGAGGACTCAGTTGAACTCGGAAGGGAGAGCAGGAAAGAAGTCCCCAAAACCTCCCCGGAATCGATTTTGTGA
- a CDS encoding AAA family ATPase: MSEEVKEVKILEKPWVEKYRPERLEDIVGQAHIVKRLKHYAKTGSMPHLLFAGPPGVGKTSAALALARELFGENWRHNFLELNASDERGINVIREKVKEFARTKPIGGASFKIIFLDEADALTQDAQQALRRTMEMFSNNVRFILSCVTGDTKIYTPDEREVRIREFMSHFENGLVKEVSNRLGRDTVIAAVSFNSKIVGHPVYRLTLESGRIIEATGDHMFLTPEGWRQTYDIKEGSEVLVRPTLEGTPYEPDPRPIINLREFYSFLEEIEKEHGLKPLGEARTFRELVTRDKEKILRRALELKAEMENGLTRREAGILSLLEGGWTPRTELQEKAGISRVRLNQILRNLERKGYIERKVEGKKQLVRKLRDGRAVRNAMDVRRILEEEFGIKISYRTVKKLLSGQVDGIAYGILREVREKWLVRYDDEKAGILARVLGFALGDGHLAKTGVRVRFNSTREELEMLAEDLRRLGLKPSEIIERESSSETHGRRVEGRIHMLYVDSVAFHALLRFWGVEAGNRTKKGYAVPEWIKEGNLFVKREFLRGLFGADGTKPKGERYSFNGIKLEMRAKRESLERTTEFFNDLAELLREFDVDSRVIVSPAGDGFAVRLLVTPKDANYLNFLTRVGYAYAKDACARLVGEYIRIKLACREMILPEIAEKAVELATATNPTHAAKVLGVKRDFVVNRLKGVPIGITRDFITFEEFVRERTLNGYVVERVVKKEELGYLDVYDVTCAKDHSFISNGLISHNCNYSSKIIEPIQSRCAIFRFRPLNDDAIAERIKYIAENEGLELTEEGLQAILYVAEGDLRRAINVLQAAAALDTKITDENVFLVASRARPEDIREMMELALEGNFLKARDKLREILLKQGLSGEDVLIQMHREVFNLPIPEDKKVALADKIGEYNFRLVEGANEMIQLEALLAQFTIMGK; the protein is encoded by the coding sequence ATGTCGGAGGAAGTCAAGGAAGTTAAAATCCTCGAAAAGCCCTGGGTTGAGAAGTACCGCCCCGAGAGACTCGAGGATATAGTCGGTCAGGCTCACATCGTTAAAAGGCTCAAGCACTACGCCAAAACCGGTTCGATGCCGCACCTGCTCTTTGCCGGGCCGCCCGGCGTGGGGAAAACGAGTGCAGCCCTGGCCCTTGCGAGGGAGCTCTTCGGCGAAAACTGGCGCCACAACTTCCTGGAGCTTAATGCGAGCGATGAGCGCGGCATAAACGTCATCCGCGAGAAGGTGAAGGAATTTGCGAGGACGAAGCCGATAGGAGGGGCGAGCTTCAAGATAATCTTCCTTGATGAAGCCGATGCATTAACGCAAGACGCCCAGCAGGCCCTGAGAAGGACAATGGAGATGTTCTCGAACAACGTAAGATTTATCCTCAGCTGCGTCACGGGGGACACTAAGATATACACGCCCGACGAGAGGGAAGTCAGGATAAGGGAATTCATGAGCCACTTCGAGAACGGGCTGGTTAAGGAGGTCAGCAACAGGCTCGGCAGGGACACCGTAATCGCGGCGGTCTCCTTCAACTCAAAGATAGTCGGCCACCCGGTTTACAGGCTGACCCTCGAGAGCGGGAGGATAATAGAGGCAACCGGCGACCACATGTTCCTCACTCCGGAGGGCTGGAGGCAGACCTACGACATCAAAGAGGGCTCCGAAGTCCTCGTGAGGCCGACCCTTGAGGGAACCCCCTACGAACCCGACCCAAGGCCGATAATAAACCTCCGGGAGTTCTACAGCTTCCTCGAAGAGATCGAGAAGGAGCACGGCCTCAAACCCCTCGGTGAGGCAAGAACCTTCAGGGAGCTCGTAACAAGGGACAAGGAGAAAATCCTGAGGAGGGCCCTTGAGCTTAAAGCCGAGATGGAGAACGGTCTCACCAGGAGGGAAGCTGGGATACTGTCACTCCTCGAAGGGGGCTGGACACCGAGGACAGAGCTGCAGGAGAAAGCCGGGATTTCACGTGTCAGGCTCAACCAGATCCTCCGGAACCTTGAGAGGAAGGGCTACATCGAGAGGAAGGTCGAAGGCAAAAAACAGCTCGTCAGGAAGCTCCGCGACGGGAGGGCGGTCAGGAACGCGATGGATGTCAGGCGCATCCTCGAGGAGGAATTCGGGATAAAGATAAGCTACAGGACGGTTAAGAAGCTTCTCTCCGGCCAGGTTGACGGAATCGCCTACGGGATTCTCAGGGAAGTCAGGGAGAAGTGGCTGGTGAGGTATGACGACGAGAAGGCTGGAATCCTCGCGAGGGTTCTCGGCTTCGCCCTCGGCGATGGGCACCTCGCCAAAACCGGGGTCAGGGTCCGGTTCAACTCAACCAGGGAAGAGCTTGAGATGCTCGCAGAAGACCTCAGAAGGCTCGGCCTGAAGCCATCGGAGATAATAGAGCGCGAGTCAAGCTCAGAAACCCACGGAAGGAGGGTCGAGGGAAGGATTCACATGCTCTACGTTGACAGCGTTGCCTTCCACGCACTGCTCCGCTTCTGGGGGGTCGAGGCCGGCAACAGGACGAAAAAAGGCTATGCCGTTCCGGAGTGGATTAAGGAGGGCAACCTCTTCGTTAAGAGGGAGTTCCTGCGCGGTCTCTTCGGTGCCGACGGAACGAAACCGAAGGGAGAGCGCTACAGCTTCAACGGTATAAAGCTCGAGATGCGCGCTAAGAGGGAGAGCCTTGAGAGAACCACGGAGTTCTTCAACGACCTCGCCGAACTGCTCAGGGAATTCGACGTGGATTCCAGAGTAATCGTGTCGCCCGCTGGAGATGGATTCGCGGTTCGCCTGCTCGTCACACCAAAGGATGCCAACTACCTCAACTTCCTTACGAGGGTCGGCTACGCCTATGCCAAAGATGCCTGCGCGAGGCTCGTTGGGGAGTACATCAGGATAAAGCTCGCCTGCAGGGAGATGATTCTTCCCGAGATAGCTGAAAAAGCCGTAGAGCTCGCAACAGCCACGAACCCGACCCATGCCGCAAAGGTTCTTGGCGTTAAGAGGGACTTCGTTGTGAACCGGCTCAAGGGCGTTCCAATCGGCATAACGAGGGACTTCATAACTTTCGAGGAGTTCGTGAGAGAGAGAACCCTAAACGGCTACGTCGTGGAGCGGGTTGTAAAGAAAGAAGAACTCGGCTACCTCGACGTATATGACGTCACCTGCGCGAAAGACCACAGCTTCATCTCGAACGGCCTCATCAGCCATAACTGCAACTACTCATCAAAGATCATCGAGCCGATACAGAGCAGGTGCGCCATCTTCCGCTTCAGACCGCTGAACGACGACGCCATAGCGGAGCGCATTAAATACATAGCCGAAAACGAAGGCCTTGAGCTGACCGAGGAGGGGCTTCAGGCGATACTCTACGTCGCAGAAGGCGACCTGAGGAGGGCCATAAACGTCCTCCAAGCTGCCGCCGCCCTCGACACGAAGATAACCGACGAGAACGTCTTCCTCGTTGCAAGCAGGGCCAGGCCAGAGGATATACGTGAGATGATGGAGCTCGCCTTAGAAGGCAACTTCCTCAAGGCGAGGGACAAGCTGAGGGAGATCCTCCTGAAGCAGGGCCTCAGCGGGGAGGATGTCCTCATCCAGATGCACAGGGAGGTGTTCAACCTGCCGATCCCGGAGGACAAAAAGGTCGCCCTGGCCGATAAAATAGGCGAGTACAACTTCAGACTCGTCGAAGGGGCCAACGAGATGATACAGCTCGAGGCCCTGCTCGCTCAGTTCACCATAATGGGCAAGTGA
- a CDS encoding DUF835 domain-containing protein, with the protein MGDANYPALVMGIFLLLGSLLGIYRAWYYYSRLSGVWRDLSKRVIVSLSLFAAGSVGVIVESLLNRGIWEIIALFYLLSYAVIFLVVFLNLRRASSPQPAPSNQLEGYREGKFPITGGYLLREAPSPMTLMLLKRLSGLLVVSRNTYEQWVKKSGVKPDRFIWLSRAEMEGAIDPGKLHVLQGEILTFLETKSPASVYFEGVEYLALYNDFPGVAKFLFSVRDAVLVNNSLMLLFLPRGILDPKQESVLAREFEPIDGKELMERILNALPGKERAEIVLFGALPPAKEENPEGSRGAGAEGSEGGSGAGEREAEKA; encoded by the coding sequence ATGGGAGACGCTAACTACCCGGCGTTAGTTATGGGAATTTTCTTACTTCTGGGCTCTCTTCTCGGCATTTACCGTGCCTGGTATTACTATTCCCGTCTCTCGGGGGTCTGGAGAGACCTGAGCAAAAGGGTGATTGTTTCTTTGAGCCTTTTTGCCGCTGGATCTGTTGGAGTCATCGTCGAGTCTTTGTTGAATAGGGGCATATGGGAGATCATAGCGCTGTTCTACCTATTGTCCTACGCGGTGATATTCCTTGTGGTTTTTCTGAACCTCAGGCGTGCTTCGTCCCCACAGCCAGCACCCAGCAATCAGCTGGAGGGCTACCGGGAGGGCAAGTTCCCCATAACGGGCGGTTATCTGCTGAGAGAGGCCCCTTCCCCCATGACTTTGATGCTCCTGAAGAGACTTTCCGGTCTCCTGGTGGTGAGCAGGAACACCTACGAGCAGTGGGTTAAAAAATCCGGGGTTAAGCCGGACAGGTTTATCTGGCTGAGCAGGGCCGAGATGGAGGGGGCAATAGATCCAGGAAAGCTCCACGTGCTTCAGGGCGAGATACTGACATTTTTGGAAACGAAAAGTCCAGCAAGCGTTTACTTTGAGGGCGTTGAGTATCTGGCACTTTACAACGACTTTCCCGGCGTTGCCAAGTTCCTGTTCTCAGTCAGGGACGCGGTGTTGGTCAACAACTCTTTAATGCTCCTTTTCCTGCCCAGGGGGATTCTTGACCCGAAACAGGAATCCGTACTGGCCAGGGAGTTTGAACCGATTGATGGGAAGGAGCTAATGGAAAGGATTTTAAATGCGCTACCGGGGAAGGAAAGGGCCGAAATAGTGCTCTTCGGCGCGCTCCCACCAGCCAAGGAGGAGAACCCGGAGGGAAGCAGGGGTGCCGGCGCTGAGGGTTCCGAAGGGGGAAGCGGAGCCGGTGAAAGGGAAGCTGAAAAAGCTTAA
- a CDS encoding replication factor C large subunit, with protein MPREMPWVEKYRPRRLSEIVNQKEAIEQVRAWVEAWLHGNPPKKKALVLAGPPGCGKTTTVYALANEYGFEVIELNASDERTYEKIERYVQAAYTMDILGKSRKLIFLDEADNIEPSGAKEIAVLIDKARNPIIMAANHYWEVPWEIRAKAQIVEYKRLTQGDIVKALARILHMEKITVPKEVLYDIAKHANGDLRAAINDLQTVVTGGVEDAQDVLAYRDTEKSVFQALAQVFATDNARKARLAILGVDMFPDELLQWISENVPYAYPRPEDIARAYEALSRADIYLGRAQRTGVYSLWAYATDMMTAGVAVAGLKRKGFVKIYPPKTIKLLTESKEERTLRDSIVGKVMKEMHMAKLEALETLNYLRAIFENNPEAAAHFVVYLDLDLKEVEFLAGDSEKAKTIWAKSMNIEKKLKREEEEAREAGKEPEEVEVTEEEKEPEEEAEETIEEAREEPEEEISEEELEKAAEEIEAVGKKKEEKKKGKQATLFDFLKK; from the coding sequence ATGCCGCGGGAGATGCCCTGGGTCGAGAAGTACAGGCCGAGAAGGCTCAGCGAGATCGTCAACCAGAAGGAGGCAATAGAACAGGTCAGGGCCTGGGTCGAGGCGTGGCTCCACGGCAACCCCCCAAAGAAGAAAGCTTTGGTCTTAGCGGGCCCGCCCGGGTGCGGGAAGACAACCACAGTCTATGCCCTGGCCAATGAATACGGCTTCGAGGTAATCGAGCTCAACGCGAGCGACGAGCGAACCTACGAGAAGATAGAGCGCTACGTTCAAGCGGCCTACACGATGGACATCCTCGGAAAGAGCAGGAAGCTCATCTTCCTCGACGAGGCCGACAACATAGAGCCGAGCGGTGCCAAGGAGATAGCCGTGCTCATCGATAAGGCAAGAAACCCCATAATAATGGCCGCCAACCACTACTGGGAGGTCCCGTGGGAGATAAGGGCCAAGGCCCAGATAGTCGAGTACAAGCGCCTCACCCAGGGGGACATAGTCAAGGCTTTAGCGAGAATACTCCACATGGAAAAGATCACTGTCCCCAAGGAGGTTCTCTACGACATTGCGAAGCACGCCAACGGCGATCTGAGGGCGGCGATAAACGACCTCCAGACGGTTGTGACCGGGGGCGTTGAGGACGCCCAGGACGTCCTGGCTTACCGCGACACGGAGAAAAGCGTCTTCCAGGCTCTGGCGCAGGTCTTCGCCACTGACAACGCCAGGAAGGCCAGGCTTGCAATCCTCGGAGTGGACATGTTCCCCGACGAGCTCCTCCAGTGGATAAGTGAGAACGTCCCTTACGCCTACCCCAGGCCCGAGGATATAGCGAGGGCGTATGAAGCACTAAGCAGGGCCGACATATACCTCGGGAGGGCCCAGAGAACTGGAGTATATTCCCTCTGGGCGTACGCAACGGATATGATGACGGCAGGAGTCGCCGTTGCTGGCCTCAAGAGGAAGGGCTTCGTGAAAATCTACCCGCCGAAGACGATAAAGCTCCTCACCGAGAGCAAGGAGGAAAGGACGCTCAGGGACTCAATAGTCGGGAAGGTAATGAAAGAGATGCACATGGCAAAGCTTGAGGCGCTGGAGACCCTCAACTACCTCAGGGCGATATTCGAGAACAACCCCGAGGCCGCGGCCCACTTCGTGGTATACCTCGACCTTGATTTGAAGGAGGTCGAGTTTTTGGCGGGGGATTCCGAGAAGGCCAAGACGATATGGGCCAAGAGCATGAACATCGAGAAGAAGCTCAAGAGGGAAGAGGAAGAGGCCAGGGAAGCGGGGAAAGAGCCCGAAGAGGTTGAAGTAACCGAGGAGGAAAAGGAGCCAGAGGAAGAAGCCGAAGAGACGATAGAAGAGGCCCGGGAAGAGCCTGAAGAGGAAATAAGCGAGGAAGAGCTCGAGAAGGCAGCGGAGGAAATTGAAGCGGTTGGCAAGAAGAAAGAGGAAAAGAAGAAGGGCAAGCAGGCGACGCTCTTCGACTTTTTGAAGAAGTGA
- the taw22 gene encoding tRNA (guanine(37)-N1)/4-demethylwyosine(37)-methyltransferase Taw22, whose amino-acid sequence MPALRVPKGEAEPVKGKLKKLNLYDGKRRPRIEGDFVLLPVFEDERVHSLGYEVLDIELPLRPERQIYKNLESVLAERLTKEELEHLRRYDIVGDIAVVQIPPELEHRVDDIVWGLLKVHPFLKVIAKKGFHEGAFRIRDYSIIWGERRLETVHRENGVEIKVDLSKAFFNPRMKGERYRLVQLARDGERILMPFAGVLPYALVIARYRKVKITALELNREAYELGLENIELNRERLRGEIEFIHGDAFEVLPGLPTYDRVISPTPRGVDALALTLGKAERWLHYYDFVEESEIGRFRERILEECLKQGKECAVRVKKVSDFKPHVFKVCADVRILG is encoded by the coding sequence GTGCCGGCGCTGAGGGTTCCGAAGGGGGAAGCGGAGCCGGTGAAAGGGAAGCTGAAAAAGCTTAACCTCTACGACGGGAAGAGAAGGCCAAGGATAGAGGGTGATTTCGTTCTTTTGCCCGTTTTTGAGGATGAAAGGGTTCACTCCCTCGGCTACGAGGTTCTTGACATTGAACTCCCGCTCAGGCCTGAGAGGCAGATATACAAGAACCTTGAGAGCGTTTTAGCGGAGAGGCTGACAAAGGAAGAGCTGGAGCACCTCAGGAGGTATGACATTGTTGGGGACATAGCGGTGGTTCAGATTCCCCCGGAGCTCGAACACCGCGTTGATGACATCGTTTGGGGCCTGCTGAAGGTTCACCCGTTCCTCAAGGTCATTGCTAAGAAGGGCTTCCACGAGGGGGCCTTCAGGATAAGGGACTACTCCATAATCTGGGGCGAGAGGAGGCTTGAAACCGTCCACAGGGAAAACGGCGTCGAGATAAAGGTGGACCTCTCAAAGGCCTTCTTCAACCCGAGGATGAAGGGAGAGCGCTACCGCCTGGTCCAGCTCGCTCGCGATGGGGAGAGGATTCTGATGCCCTTCGCGGGCGTTCTGCCCTACGCGCTCGTCATAGCCCGCTATCGGAAGGTAAAAATCACCGCCTTAGAGCTGAACAGAGAAGCTTACGAGCTCGGCCTTGAGAACATCGAGTTGAACAGGGAACGCTTGAGGGGCGAGATAGAGTTCATACATGGGGACGCCTTCGAGGTTCTTCCGGGGCTTCCAACCTACGACCGCGTGATAAGCCCGACGCCGAGGGGCGTTGACGCGCTGGCCCTAACGCTGGGCAAGGCCGAGAGGTGGCTCCACTACTATGACTTCGTGGAAGAGTCAGAGATCGGGAGATTCAGGGAGAGAATACTCGAGGAATGCCTGAAGCAGGGGAAAGAATGTGCAGTCAGGGTAAAAAAGGTCAGCGACTTCAAGCCACACGTCTTTAAGGTCTGCGCGGACGTGAGGATTCTGGGATGA
- a CDS encoding glycine C-acetyltransferase codes for MGKLDWIREELRELKDKGLYVTIRKLESAQGPWVVVDGKKVLNMCSNNYLGLAAAPEIRYAAIRAILDYGVGAGAVRTIAGTMDLHVELEEKLAKFKKREAAILFQSGYNANLGAISALLRKEEDGVFISEELNHASIIDGMRLSGAPKVIYKHLDMEDLEARLKENKDRKKKIIVSDGVFSMDGDLARLPEMAELAEQYDAILYIDDAHGEGVLGDSGRGIVDHFKLHDKVDFEMGTLSKAFGVIGGYVAGPEEAIDYLRQRARPFLFSSAPNPPDVAAAIAAVEILQRSDELVKRLWDNTHFLQNGLRELGYNLGNTKHPITPVMLYDEKRAQEFSRRLYEEYNIFAQAIVYPTVPLGTARIRLEPSAAHTKEDLRYVIDAFEDLGKKTGFLK; via the coding sequence ATGGGGAAGCTCGACTGGATTAGGGAAGAGCTCCGGGAGCTTAAGGATAAGGGGCTCTACGTGACCATAAGGAAGCTCGAAAGCGCCCAGGGCCCGTGGGTGGTTGTTGATGGCAAGAAGGTTCTCAACATGTGCTCCAACAACTACCTCGGCTTAGCAGCTGCCCCGGAGATTAGATACGCGGCCATAAGGGCCATCCTCGACTACGGCGTCGGCGCAGGAGCGGTAAGAACAATAGCAGGAACCATGGACCTCCACGTTGAGCTCGAGGAGAAGCTCGCCAAGTTCAAGAAGAGGGAGGCCGCCATACTCTTCCAGAGCGGCTACAACGCCAACCTTGGGGCCATAAGCGCCCTCCTCAGGAAGGAAGAAGACGGCGTCTTCATAAGCGAAGAACTGAACCACGCGAGCATCATCGACGGAATGCGCCTAAGCGGCGCGCCGAAGGTCATCTACAAGCACCTCGACATGGAGGACCTTGAGGCGAGACTCAAGGAGAACAAGGACAGGAAGAAGAAAATCATCGTCAGCGACGGTGTCTTCTCGATGGACGGCGACCTCGCCAGGCTCCCGGAGATGGCGGAGCTGGCCGAGCAGTACGATGCGATTCTTTACATTGACGACGCCCACGGTGAAGGGGTCTTAGGTGACAGCGGGAGGGGTATAGTCGACCACTTCAAGCTCCACGACAAGGTTGACTTCGAGATGGGAACTCTGAGTAAGGCCTTCGGCGTCATTGGTGGCTACGTTGCTGGGCCTGAAGAGGCCATTGACTACCTACGCCAGAGGGCAAGGCCTTTCCTCTTCTCGAGCGCTCCGAACCCGCCCGACGTTGCCGCGGCCATAGCGGCAGTTGAGATTCTCCAGAGGAGCGACGAGCTCGTTAAGAGGCTCTGGGACAACACCCACTTCCTCCAGAACGGGCTGAGGGAGCTCGGCTACAACCTCGGCAACACCAAGCACCCGATTACTCCCGTTATGCTCTACGACGAGAAGCGCGCCCAGGAGTTCTCAAGGAGGCTCTACGAGGAGTACAACATCTTTGCCCAGGCGATAGTCTACCCGACCGTCCCGCTCGGGACAGCGAGGATAAGGCTCGAGCCTTCGGCGGCCCACACAAAAGAAGACCTGCGGTATGTAATTGATGCCTTCGAGGACCTCGGAAAGAAGACCGGGTTCCTGAAGTGA
- a CDS encoding DUF402 domain-containing protein, producing MSTDTGVSVRIRGIYSTALTKLLLDRGFKIAQPSQKIAERLGIEETYDEFNVDIYDKKDHHGVILTGEAVEEVKKVFEEEFIDVVFRRLPYQLYGIYRGLVVKRDEKYVYVDIGSAIGTIPIEEGKRLQEGDEVLVQVKKHNLLPHLSPTLTVPGDYAVLIPKPPGSQRHVKISRKIKESSERERLRILGLSIDLGEWGILWRTAAAYKDWNTLRDEIVRLSKLAEKLKNADSYSAPEQIIEGRNIYEVEFGGGAKKKLDEIRNRVVPTIDGHHQLKAYDLEFSFAVEIAEGILAEVPSQRAKVNQGFWNVLLNQKGPKKGWLFFLEHGKPDGQKFKLGPGEVMEVSMNPLRITLKRHLKPGKVYDGLDVPIEFGDYAVTEIEAGRWWFVHRYYNKDGNLKGEYYNINTPVEIYPDRARYIDLEVDIVKWPDGKKEIIDKDKLREHYEDGIITEKLYRAVLKITQEVYERV from the coding sequence GTGTCTACAGACACAGGAGTTTCAGTTCGGATTAGGGGCATATACAGCACGGCCCTGACGAAGCTCTTGTTGGACAGGGGTTTCAAGATAGCCCAGCCGAGCCAGAAAATCGCCGAAAGGCTTGGAATCGAGGAAACCTACGACGAGTTCAACGTTGACATCTACGACAAAAAGGACCACCATGGAGTCATCCTAACGGGGGAAGCGGTCGAGGAGGTAAAAAAAGTATTCGAGGAAGAGTTTATAGACGTCGTCTTTAGGCGTCTCCCCTACCAGCTCTACGGGATTTACAGGGGACTCGTTGTGAAAAGGGACGAGAAGTACGTCTACGTTGACATAGGAAGTGCAATAGGAACGATACCCATTGAGGAAGGCAAACGGCTCCAGGAAGGGGATGAGGTTCTCGTCCAGGTCAAGAAGCACAACCTCCTCCCTCACCTCAGCCCCACCCTCACGGTTCCCGGGGATTACGCCGTTTTGATACCCAAACCACCGGGAAGCCAGAGGCACGTCAAGATATCCAGAAAGATAAAGGAAAGCTCCGAGAGGGAGAGACTGAGGATACTCGGGCTTAGCATCGACCTGGGCGAATGGGGAATCCTCTGGAGGACGGCCGCGGCCTACAAGGACTGGAACACGCTGAGGGACGAGATCGTAAGGCTTTCCAAACTTGCGGAGAAGCTCAAAAACGCCGACAGTTACTCCGCCCCGGAGCAGATAATCGAGGGCAGGAACATTTATGAGGTCGAGTTCGGGGGAGGGGCCAAGAAGAAGCTCGATGAGATAAGGAACAGGGTCGTTCCAACCATAGACGGCCACCACCAGCTGAAGGCCTACGACCTGGAGTTCAGCTTTGCCGTCGAGATAGCCGAGGGGATTCTCGCCGAGGTTCCCAGTCAAAGGGCAAAAGTCAACCAGGGCTTTTGGAACGTCCTACTGAACCAGAAGGGGCCAAAAAAGGGCTGGCTCTTCTTCCTGGAGCACGGCAAGCCGGACGGCCAGAAGTTCAAGCTCGGGCCGGGGGAGGTAATGGAGGTCTCAATGAACCCGCTGAGGATAACCCTGAAGAGACACCTAAAGCCTGGAAAAGTCTACGACGGCCTCGACGTCCCGATAGAGTTCGGGGATTATGCAGTAACTGAGATAGAAGCCGGCAGGTGGTGGTTCGTCCACCGCTACTACAATAAGGACGGTAACCTGAAAGGCGAGTACTACAACATCAACACGCCCGTCGAGATATACCCAGACAGGGCACGCTACATCGACCTCGAGGTGGACATCGTGAAGTGGCCCGACGGGAAGAAGGAGATCATAGACAAGGATAAGCTCAGGGAGCACTACGAGGACGGAATAATAACCGAGAAGCTCTACCGCGCCGTGCTCAAGATAACGCAGGAGGTTTACGAGAGGGTTTAA